The genomic interval GGCGGCTTCGTCAGCGGAGACTACCCGCAGGCCTGCCGGAGCTGCTACCTGCTCTACGGCAAGTAGAGACCACCTCCAACCCTGATTCCCCAGCGGGTCAACGCCGCGGGCGGGATGCCCGGCGACGGCTGGTCCGGCGTCCTCTGGCGGACGTGCGGCGGGTCCTGCGGCCGCCTCGCCGGGCCTGGTCGCGTTGCAGACGCTGTTTGAGGAGTTCCAGGGCGGCGGGGAGGTCCACGTCGGCCGGGTCGACGTCCTTCCCGATGGAGGCGTTGACCTTTCCGTGCTTGACGTAGGGCCCGTAGCGCCCCTTGAACAATTCGATGGGGGCCCCGTCATCCGGGTGCTCTCCAATCTCCCGGATGGGGGTCCTGGCGCCCCGCTTGGGGGTCGAGAGCAACTCCAGCGCCCGGTCCAGTCCGATGGTGAACAGGTTGTCCCCGGGGGCAAGGCTGCGAAAGTCCCGCTTGTGCACCACGTAAGGGCCGTAGCGGCCCAAACCGGCTCTGACCGGCTCTCCCGTATCCGGATGCTCCCCCACCTGACGGGGCAGCGCCAGCAGGCGCAGGGCCAGATCCAGGGTCACGTCCTCGGGAGTAGTGCCCGGCGGAAGCCCTTGGCGGGGCGGCTTTTTTTTCTGCTGCGTATCGCCCCGTTGCACGTAATGGCCGAAACGGCCATCCAGCAGGTAGATGGAATCTCCTGTCTCCGGATCCTTCCCGAGCTCGACCGGCCCCTGGTCGCGGCGGCGCAGGATCTCGTCCGCCTGCTCGGCAGTGAGGTCGGCGGGGAGCATCCCGTCCGGGAGCGGAGCCGTCCGCCGTTTTTCCCGGCCGTCATCTTCCAGATAGGGACCGTAGCGGCCGATCCGGACGCGCGGCGTGAGGCCGGCGAGTTCCACGGTGGAAGCGGCGCGCGGGTCGATGTTGTCCTGCTGCTGGTCCAGGCGCGCCTCGAATCCGTTCTCTCCCTTGTAGAAGCCCTTCAGATACTCCCGCCAGTCGATGTCGCCGCGGGCGATATGGTCCAGGGACTCCTCCATTCTGGACGTGAAGCCGGTGTCCACCAGATCGGGGAAATGGTTTTCCATCAGGAGAGTCACGGCAAAGGCAGTGAAGGTCGGATGCAACTGCTTCTTCTTGAGTTCGGCGTAGCCCCGGTTCTGGATGGTCGAGATGATCGCCGCGTAGGTGGAGGGACGGCCGATCCCCTTCTCCTCCAAGGCCTTCACCAGCGAAGCTTCCGTGTAGCGGGCGGGCGGCCTGGTGCGCCGCTCGAAGCTCTCCAGCTTGTTGAGATCCAATTCCTGCCCTTCCACCAGGTCCGGCAGGAGGATCTCCTGGTCTTCCAACACCGCCTCCGGGTCGTCGGATCCTTCCACGTAGGCGCGGAGAAATCCCGGGAACTCGATGGTCTTGCCCCGGGCGCGAAATCTGGCCTCGGCCGCTCCGATGATGGCGGTCACCCGGCGTTGGAGCGACGACGCCATCTGCGTCGCCACGGCCCTCCGCCACACGAGTTCATACAGCGACCGCTCTTTTCCCAAGAGACGGAGCTCGGCCGCCGTATTCATGTCGGCCCCGGCCGGACGAATCGCTTCGTGGGCTTCCTGGGCCGAACTGGAGCGGGTCCGGTAACGCCGCGGCTGGGGACTCAGGTACTC from Acidobacteriota bacterium carries:
- the topA gene encoding type I DNA topoisomerase, which codes for MTDLVIVESPAKARTLGRYLDKGTKVEASVGHVRDLPKKGLGVDVEAGFEPEYVTIEGKGSVLRKLRAAAKRADRILLATDPDREGEAIAYHIAQELGAGKREQAGRFRRVSFNEITPGAVRAAMEHPGEIDTDRVDAQQARRVLDRLVGYKLSPLLWKKIRPGLSAGRVQSVAVRLLVERERARRAFHSAIYWDLKAHLAAHRKPFIAGLVEVDGRRTATGRDFDEATGKLKAGRKVLLVDKSMADSLKKRLTEETFRVQSVQKKQFRTNPAPPFTTATLQQEANRKLNLGSRETMRLAQRLYERGLITYMRTDSVNLSGDAISQIRSTVKARYGSEYLSPQPRRYRTRSSSAQEAHEAIRPAGADMNTAAELRLLGKERSLYELVWRRAVATQMASSLQRRVTAIIGAAEARFRARGKTIEFPGFLRAYVEGSDDPEAVLEDQEILLPDLVEGQELDLNKLESFERRTRPPARYTEASLVKALEEKGIGRPSTYAAIISTIQNRGYAELKKKQLHPTFTAFAVTLLMENHFPDLVDTGFTSRMEESLDHIARGDIDWREYLKGFYKGENGFEARLDQQQDNIDPRAASTVELAGLTPRVRIGRYGPYLEDDGREKRRTAPLPDGMLPADLTAEQADEILRRRDQGPVELGKDPETGDSIYLLDGRFGHYVQRGDTQQKKKPPRQGLPPGTTPEDVTLDLALRLLALPRQVGEHPDTGEPVRAGLGRYGPYVVHKRDFRSLAPGDNLFTIGLDRALELLSTPKRGARTPIREIGEHPDDGAPIELFKGRYGPYVKHGKVNASIGKDVDPADVDLPAALELLKQRLQRDQARRGGRRTRRTSARGRRTSRRRASRPRR